A portion of the Mesobacillus sp. AQ2 genome contains these proteins:
- a CDS encoding helix-turn-helix domain-containing protein → MKVGEKIKRLRLERNYSITELSQKANVSKSYLSYIERGIQENPSLQVLSRLAHNLDTSVENLMGQQTKRIDSIPVDEEWIGLVDEAIKNGISKEDFSYYLDFMKFKNRIDKEK, encoded by the coding sequence ATGAAGGTTGGAGAGAAGATTAAAAGATTAAGATTGGAAAGAAACTATTCTATTACTGAACTTTCTCAAAAAGCGAATGTTTCCAAGTCATACCTCAGTTATATCGAAAGAGGCATTCAAGAAAATCCTTCGCTCCAGGTTTTATCACGACTTGCCCACAATCTGGATACGTCTGTGGAGAACCTGATGGGCCAGCAAACAAAAAGGATTGATTCGATCCCCGTTGATGAGGAATGGATCGGACTTGTTGACGAAGCAATAAAAAATGGGATCAGCAAAGAAGATTTTTCTTATTACCTTGATTTCATGAAATTCAAGAACCGTATTGATAAAGAAAAGTAG
- a CDS encoding anti-repressor SinI family protein, with protein MIKEQVIFEELDTEWMQLIMEALEMGINKEEIRKFLMTNRQE; from the coding sequence TTGATTAAAGAACAGGTAATTTTCGAAGAATTGGATACAGAATGGATGCAGCTGATCATGGAAGCATTGGAGATGGGAATAAATAAAGAAGAAATCAGGAAATTTTTAATGACCAATAGGCAGGAGTAA
- a CDS encoding helix-turn-helix domain-containing protein, whose protein sequence is MIGERVKKLRQEKRMSLSELAEQAGVAKSYLSSLERNLQTNPSIQFLEKIAGVLNVPVDQLIHEQVDKENIDSDWVNLVKEAMDSGISKDQFREFLEFNKWKLNNK, encoded by the coding sequence GTGATTGGTGAACGCGTCAAAAAACTTAGACAAGAGAAAAGAATGTCCCTATCCGAGTTGGCTGAGCAAGCTGGCGTCGCAAAGTCCTATTTAAGCTCTTTGGAACGGAATCTGCAAACGAATCCTTCCATTCAATTTCTTGAGAAGATCGCTGGAGTCCTGAATGTCCCGGTTGATCAATTGATCCATGAACAAGTCGATAAAGAAAATATTGATTCTGACTGGGTTAATCTTGTGAAAGAAGCAATGGATTCCGGAATCAGCAAAGACCAGTTCCGTGAATTTCTCGAGTTCAACAAATGGAAACTCAATAATAAATAA
- the treR gene encoding trehalose operon repressor: protein MQKKYLLIYEEIAKQIQEGHYHAKTILPSENEFAEMYQTSRETIRKALNLLAQNGFIQKIRGKGSLVLDLKRHQFPISGLISFKELAKNMGGKAKTTVDGFDLEQAGADIARELNVDNDEMVWKVKRVRHIDEERVILDKDFIVERHVPGLSRQKCENSIFEYIEQELDKKISFAKKEFTVEEPSEEDRELLDMEGFHAIVIVKNYIYFDDATLFQYTESRHRPDKFRFVDFARRMDTQNI from the coding sequence ATGCAGAAAAAGTATTTATTGATCTATGAAGAAATCGCCAAACAAATCCAGGAGGGGCATTACCACGCCAAAACAATTTTGCCATCTGAAAATGAATTTGCCGAAATGTATCAGACATCACGCGAAACAATTCGCAAAGCCCTGAATCTTCTCGCACAAAATGGCTTTATCCAAAAAATCCGCGGCAAAGGCTCACTCGTGCTCGATTTGAAAAGGCACCAGTTTCCGATTTCCGGGCTAATCAGTTTTAAAGAACTCGCGAAAAATATGGGCGGAAAAGCAAAGACGACTGTGGATGGGTTTGATCTCGAACAGGCAGGAGCGGATATCGCGAGGGAACTGAATGTTGACAATGATGAGATGGTCTGGAAGGTGAAGAGAGTCAGGCATATTGATGAAGAACGGGTCATCCTCGATAAGGATTTTATCGTCGAAAGGCATGTGCCAGGCCTGTCACGCCAAAAATGCGAGAATTCGATTTTTGAATATATTGAGCAGGAACTGGATAAAAAAATCAGTTTTGCCAAAAAGGAATTCACGGTTGAGGAACCGAGTGAAGAGGATCGGGAGCTTCTGGATATGGAAGGATTCCATGCGATTGTCATCGTGAAAAACTATATTTATTTCGATGATGCGACACTTTTCCAGTATACCGAGTCAAGGCATCGTCCCGACAAGTTCCGGTTCGTGGATTTCGCCAGACGTATGGATACACAGAATATATAA
- a CDS encoding late competence development ComFB family protein, whose translation MKFGYINVMEEVVSTLVNVLMMSPDYQTFCNCQKCRNDIIAISLNTLPSHYVTTEDGRKMVYEQLNTQENRAWINKRIISAIHLVGKYPKH comes from the coding sequence ATGAAATTTGGTTATATCAATGTAATGGAGGAAGTGGTTTCGACTCTTGTCAATGTGTTGATGATGAGCCCCGATTACCAGACTTTCTGCAATTGCCAGAAGTGCCGTAATGATATCATCGCCATCAGCCTGAACACTCTTCCAAGCCACTATGTCACTACGGAAGATGGCCGAAAGATGGTTTATGAACAGCTAAACACTCAGGAGAACAGGGCCTGGATCAATAAACGGATCATCAGTGCCATCCATCTAGTCGGAAAATATCCGAAACATTAA
- a CDS encoding type 1 glutamine amidotransferase domain-containing protein — MGKKIACLITDLFEDAEYLEPSRAFTEAGHEVMTIEKEKGKTVKGKQGKAEVKIDESIDNVKPEDFDALFIPGGFSPDQLREDERFVQFAKYFMDEKKPVFAICHGPQLLLTAKTLEGRSATGYKSIRVDMEYAGAKYQDKEVVVCCNQLVTSREPKDIPAFNREALKVLE, encoded by the coding sequence ATGGGTAAGAAAATTGCCTGTTTAATAACAGACTTATTTGAAGACGCAGAATATCTCGAGCCTTCTCGTGCATTTACAGAAGCCGGACATGAGGTTATGACGATCGAAAAAGAAAAGGGGAAGACGGTAAAAGGCAAGCAGGGAAAAGCCGAAGTCAAGATTGATGAAAGCATTGACAACGTCAAGCCGGAAGATTTTGATGCATTATTCATACCTGGCGGCTTTTCTCCAGACCAGCTGCGCGAGGATGAACGATTCGTCCAATTCGCCAAGTACTTTATGGATGAGAAAAAACCCGTATTCGCAATATGTCATGGTCCGCAGCTGTTATTGACAGCCAAGACACTTGAAGGCAGAAGTGCGACAGGCTATAAATCCATTCGTGTCGACATGGAATACGCCGGTGCGAAATACCAGGACAAGGAAGTCGTCGTCTGCTGCAACCAGCTGGTGACAAGCAGAGAACCGAAGGATATTCCAGCGTTCAATCGCGAAGCACTTAAAGTGCTGGAATAG
- the map gene encoding type I methionyl aminopeptidase: MIVLKSAREIENMKEAGKLLASVHKELRKIIKPGVTTWEIDQFVEDYLKKHGATPEQKGYRNYQYATCASINDEVCHGFPRKEALKEGDIVTIDMVVNLNGALADSAWSYAVGEISEQSQKLLDVTKEALYRGIAASVPGNRVGDIGHAIQSYVEAEGFSVVREFIGHGIGSVIHEKPEIPHYGLPGKGPRLKEGMVFTIEPMVNVGEWPTKMDSNGWTARTVDGTLSAQYEHTIAITKDGPIILTDQD, translated from the coding sequence ATGATTGTTTTGAAATCGGCTCGAGAGATTGAGAACATGAAGGAAGCTGGAAAATTGCTTGCTTCTGTGCATAAAGAGCTTCGCAAGATCATCAAGCCAGGGGTGACGACCTGGGAAATTGACCAATTTGTTGAGGATTATCTGAAAAAGCATGGAGCCACACCAGAGCAAAAAGGCTACCGGAATTATCAATATGCAACATGCGCAAGCATCAATGATGAGGTTTGCCACGGTTTTCCGCGGAAAGAGGCTTTGAAAGAGGGCGACATTGTGACGATCGACATGGTCGTCAACCTGAACGGTGCCCTTGCTGATTCGGCCTGGAGCTATGCTGTAGGAGAAATCAGCGAACAGTCGCAAAAGCTGTTGGATGTGACGAAAGAGGCCTTATACCGCGGGATTGCTGCTTCCGTACCGGGTAATCGGGTTGGCGATATTGGCCATGCGATCCAATCATATGTTGAAGCAGAAGGATTTTCAGTTGTCCGCGAGTTCATTGGCCATGGGATCGGCTCGGTCATTCACGAAAAGCCGGAAATCCCTCACTATGGCTTGCCAGGCAAGGGGCCAAGACTCAAGGAAGGCATGGTGTTCACCATCGAACCGATGGTCAATGTCGGAGAATGGCCGACGAAAATGGACTCAAACGGGTGGACAGCAAGAACGGTTGACGGAACCCTATCTGCCCAGTATGAGCACACAATCGCAATCACAAAGGATGGTCCGATTATCTTAACGGATCAGGATTAA
- a CDS encoding MurR/RpiR family transcriptional regulator — protein sequence MASELNGQNVIVKIKAIYSSLSSKEKAVADYILKNTQEIIHLSITEFAEYASVAEATIFRFCKRLGFRGYQAFKIALASELVEPIKNIHEEIKEEDEVVTLAEKVFAGHIEAMKETLNLLDAKVLEKIIDVLVQASKIDFYGSGGSSAIALDAYHKFLRTGIHCNSYCDGHQQIISAALLGPGQAAIGISHSGSNKDVIEALKIAKANGAATIAITGHYKSPLSKEADYVLYTTSRETLFRSEALASRLVQLSLIDVLHVAVSVRRQEQTLGNLQKIREAISIKRY from the coding sequence ATGGCCAGTGAACTGAATGGACAAAATGTCATCGTTAAAATTAAAGCTATCTACTCATCGCTTTCATCAAAGGAGAAGGCGGTCGCAGATTATATATTAAAGAACACCCAGGAAATCATCCACCTCTCGATCACCGAGTTTGCGGAGTATGCCTCTGTTGCCGAAGCAACCATTTTCCGCTTTTGCAAACGGCTTGGATTCAGAGGATATCAAGCCTTCAAGATTGCCCTGGCTAGTGAACTCGTGGAACCGATCAAGAATATCCATGAAGAAATAAAAGAAGAGGATGAGGTCGTAACGCTTGCGGAAAAAGTGTTCGCCGGGCATATCGAGGCCATGAAGGAAACGCTAAACCTTTTGGATGCCAAAGTTCTTGAGAAGATTATCGATGTTCTTGTCCAAGCTTCGAAAATTGATTTTTACGGATCAGGCGGCTCATCTGCCATTGCGCTGGATGCCTATCATAAATTCCTGCGGACAGGCATCCATTGCAATTCCTATTGTGATGGACACCAGCAAATCATTTCTGCCGCGCTGCTTGGACCCGGTCAGGCTGCTATCGGCATTTCGCATAGCGGGAGCAATAAAGATGTCATAGAAGCGTTAAAAATAGCAAAAGCTAATGGGGCAGCGACCATCGCAATCACCGGACATTATAAGTCACCACTGTCAAAGGAAGCGGATTATGTTCTCTACACAACATCACGCGAGACACTTTTCCGGTCTGAGGCACTCGCATCCAGACTCGTCCAATTGAGCCTGATTGATGTGCTCCATGTGGCAGTATCAGTGCGCAGGCAGGAACAGACTTTAGGAAATCTGCAGAAAATCAGGGAAGCGATTTCCATTAAAAGATATTAA
- the gnd gene encoding phosphogluconate dehydrogenase (NAD(+)-dependent, decarboxylating), translated as MKLGMVGLGKMGYNLVLNLMENGHEVVANDINEEAMQKIKAEGAEIAADYQAMADMLPKPRVIWLMIPAGDLIDQVIEKFTPYLEEGDILIDGGNSNYKDTLRRAEKLSAAGIHFMDVGTSGGMEGARNGACTMIGGDAEVFAHVEPIFKDISIEKGYLYTGKVGSGHFLKMVHNGIEYGMMQAIAEGFEILEKSQFDYDYKEVSRVWNHGSVIRSWLMELMENAFSKEPKLESIKGVMHSSGEGKWTVETALDLQTAAPVIALSLMMRYRSLEDDTFTGKVVAALRNEFGGHAVEKK; from the coding sequence GTGAAACTAGGAATGGTTGGCCTTGGTAAAATGGGCTATAACTTGGTATTGAATCTTATGGAAAACGGCCATGAGGTTGTGGCGAATGATATAAATGAAGAAGCAATGCAGAAAATCAAAGCAGAAGGCGCTGAAATTGCAGCAGACTATCAGGCAATGGCGGATATGCTGCCAAAGCCGCGCGTTATCTGGCTGATGATTCCTGCTGGTGATTTGATCGACCAGGTAATCGAGAAGTTCACGCCCTACCTTGAAGAAGGCGACATCCTGATTGATGGCGGAAACTCCAACTATAAGGATACGTTAAGACGTGCAGAAAAGCTTTCTGCTGCCGGCATCCACTTTATGGACGTGGGAACAAGCGGCGGAATGGAAGGCGCACGCAATGGAGCCTGCACAATGATCGGCGGCGACGCAGAGGTTTTTGCCCATGTTGAGCCAATCTTCAAGGACATTTCAATTGAAAAAGGCTATCTTTACACAGGGAAGGTTGGAAGCGGCCACTTCCTGAAGATGGTTCACAACGGTATCGAATACGGAATGATGCAGGCAATCGCAGAGGGCTTCGAAATCCTTGAGAAGAGCCAGTTCGATTACGATTACAAAGAAGTTTCACGCGTCTGGAACCACGGCTCTGTCATCCGCAGCTGGCTGATGGAACTGATGGAAAACGCATTCTCAAAAGAGCCAAAGCTTGAAAGCATAAAAGGCGTCATGCATTCATCAGGCGAAGGAAAATGGACAGTCGAAACCGCACTAGACCTGCAAACAGCAGCTCCAGTCATCGCGCTGTCACTGATGATGCGCTACCGTTCACTTGAAGATGATACCTTCACAGGCAAGGTTGTTGCTGCATTAAGGAACGAATTCGGCGGACATGCTGTCGAAAAAAAGTAA
- a CDS encoding ABC transporter substrate-binding protein has translation MKTKWYFFFLTTVAVSAIIYAFLGFKGDGPAEIGVLMIGENRHEKFTGLEKGLKDLGYSGKEIHFTVKNADDDEKLLDKQIDDLLKSEPDLIVTLGGIESLRLKEKLDKEKIKIPVVFAGIAAPKELGLIKDYKSPGGIFTGINNYHASISGKRLEMLTSLVPKIEKVHVIYDSKIDVSNLSLKETRIAAQALGVEISPCDASSKECLETLWKTVKDEEAILILPSFRIESLTDDIVRLTEEKKIPAMGLYDFEAEKGLLASYGSSFHSQGYQAARFVSLILQGNKPGELPVELPDGIRFVINQQTKDALGVKYNDDLLKLAELIHPEVQGGRSQ, from the coding sequence GTGAAAACAAAGTGGTATTTCTTTTTCCTGACGACAGTTGCCGTTTCGGCTATTATATATGCTTTTCTTGGGTTCAAGGGCGATGGTCCTGCGGAAATTGGGGTCCTGATGATCGGGGAAAATCGCCATGAAAAGTTCACTGGCCTGGAAAAAGGGCTTAAGGATCTCGGTTACAGCGGCAAGGAGATCCATTTTACAGTGAAGAATGCGGATGATGATGAAAAGCTGCTTGATAAGCAAATCGATGATCTACTAAAAAGTGAGCCAGATTTAATTGTTACGCTTGGAGGGATCGAATCCCTGCGTCTAAAGGAAAAGTTGGATAAGGAGAAAATCAAAATTCCTGTTGTTTTTGCAGGTATTGCTGCACCGAAGGAATTGGGCTTGATAAAGGATTACAAGTCACCTGGCGGGATTTTTACCGGAATCAATAACTATCATGCCAGTATTTCTGGAAAACGACTTGAAATGCTGACATCACTGGTTCCGAAAATTGAAAAGGTGCATGTCATATATGACAGCAAGATTGACGTCAGCAACTTAAGCCTTAAAGAAACAAGGATTGCTGCCCAGGCACTTGGCGTGGAGATATCCCCATGTGATGCAAGCTCGAAGGAATGCCTGGAAACATTGTGGAAAACGGTTAAAGATGAGGAGGCGATCCTGATCCTCCCCAGTTTCAGGATCGAATCGCTGACAGATGACATTGTCAGGCTGACCGAAGAGAAAAAAATTCCTGCTATGGGATTATATGATTTTGAAGCGGAAAAGGGGCTCCTGGCAAGCTACGGATCCAGCTTTCATTCACAAGGCTACCAGGCGGCAAGATTTGTCAGCTTGATCCTTCAGGGAAACAAGCCGGGAGAACTTCCGGTCGAACTGCCGGATGGCATCCGTTTTGTCATCAACCAGCAGACAAAGGACGCACTTGGCGTCAAATATAATGACGATTTGCTGAAGTTGGCGGAGCTGATCCATCCCGAAGTGCAAGGAGGCCGAAGTCAATGA
- a CDS encoding ATP-binding protein, whose product MKAMTDFMQSQTIRNKVLVFGVAMSTIPLLLISLFYYSFVKADLETRIMEKQDLVLENLSREIEFEFSQTFQRIQVLASLNLLDKKQSALYELLQQSESVEEVVIADDKGFVEQRVSRYDLNIAGSMERWFADDMWFQLQTRDKVYGQVDFNQYGQPVMKLAIPFYENGTKKAIGVVVQLQKIIGKISSMRQDHSSYIYLVDDKDRVIAHQDYSKIWHKQPSGGHDEIGVTAKIKELNWILVMEQPKTTAFAPINRILQSGIGAVALLILTVSLISVWAGLYFTRPIVSIDREMNNLKQGRKISPVKMRRTDELGKLADSFNDMSKELLEKSRLLEQEKERLNVVVNGIGAGLALVTKEYRITWMNPILKGWLKEDRLTLPCYALIGGENTPCLNCPITCPDLDKIADEVMKFKDGPNGERIFRHRVFPLNHAIEEEGEFLVVLEDITEQKQMEETMIQTDKLSALGIMASSFAHEVNNPLATINVYAEDLIDRIQAGDEDLDEDEMEHYLRKIKENTERCKKITGNLLNFSRKNDWTEDHIRVREIIESSISLVEHQLKKQRIQLELRVPDSLPMVTGDGLKLMQVIVNLINNAVDAMESEGSLVVSASADQHGQVSIKVTDSGHGIPAEAMAKLFDPFFTTKPIGKGTGLGLSVCYGIIQQFGGTITIDSKPEEGTTVEIQLPAELQAGIEGEDQ is encoded by the coding sequence ATGAAAGCAATGACTGATTTTATGCAATCGCAGACAATCCGGAATAAGGTCCTTGTGTTTGGAGTGGCCATGTCGACCATTCCACTGCTGCTCATCAGCTTATTTTATTATTCTTTTGTAAAAGCGGATTTGGAAACGCGGATCATGGAAAAACAGGATCTTGTGCTTGAGAATTTGTCCCGTGAGATTGAATTTGAATTCAGCCAGACATTTCAGCGGATCCAGGTCCTTGCATCTCTCAATCTATTAGATAAAAAGCAAAGTGCTTTATATGAGCTTTTGCAGCAAAGCGAATCTGTCGAGGAGGTTGTGATCGCGGATGATAAAGGTTTTGTAGAGCAACGGGTGTCCCGATATGATCTCAATATCGCTGGAAGCATGGAGCGCTGGTTCGCGGATGATATGTGGTTCCAGCTGCAGACCCGCGATAAGGTATATGGCCAGGTAGACTTCAACCAGTATGGCCAGCCGGTCATGAAACTGGCGATCCCATTTTATGAAAATGGCACAAAGAAAGCGATTGGGGTAGTAGTCCAGCTCCAAAAAATCATCGGGAAAATATCTTCAATGCGCCAGGATCATTCTTCCTATATCTATCTGGTTGATGATAAAGACCGTGTCATCGCCCATCAGGATTACAGCAAAATCTGGCATAAACAGCCTTCTGGAGGCCATGATGAAATTGGCGTGACAGCGAAAATTAAAGAATTGAACTGGATTCTCGTGATGGAGCAACCGAAAACGACTGCGTTTGCTCCTATTAACAGGATATTGCAAAGCGGCATAGGTGCTGTCGCCCTCCTGATTTTGACGGTGAGCCTGATCAGTGTATGGGCGGGCCTTTATTTTACAAGGCCGATCGTTTCGATTGACCGGGAAATGAACAATTTGAAGCAGGGACGTAAAATCAGTCCTGTGAAAATGAGGCGTACCGATGAACTCGGGAAACTCGCCGATTCCTTTAACGACATGAGCAAGGAGCTGCTCGAAAAATCAAGATTGCTTGAGCAGGAGAAGGAAAGGCTCAATGTCGTGGTGAACGGGATTGGCGCGGGGCTGGCGCTCGTGACGAAAGAGTATCGGATCACCTGGATGAACCCGATTTTAAAAGGCTGGTTAAAAGAAGACCGGCTTACGCTCCCTTGTTATGCCTTGATTGGCGGGGAGAATACGCCATGCCTGAACTGTCCGATTACTTGTCCAGACCTTGATAAAATTGCCGATGAAGTCATGAAGTTCAAGGATGGGCCTAATGGCGAGCGGATATTCAGGCACAGGGTGTTCCCGCTGAATCACGCGATTGAGGAAGAAGGCGAATTCCTCGTCGTGCTCGAGGATATCACCGAGCAAAAACAAATGGAAGAAACGATGATCCAAACTGATAAACTGAGCGCACTTGGCATCATGGCATCGAGCTTCGCGCACGAAGTTAACAATCCGCTGGCAACAATCAATGTGTATGCGGAGGACTTGATTGACCGCATCCAGGCTGGCGACGAAGATTTGGATGAGGATGAGATGGAGCACTATCTTCGTAAAATCAAGGAGAACACTGAGCGCTGCAAAAAGATAACCGGGAATCTGCTCAATTTTTCCAGGAAAAACGATTGGACAGAAGATCATATACGGGTCAGGGAAATCATTGAAAGCAGCATCAGCCTTGTCGAACACCAGCTGAAAAAGCAGCGGATTCAGCTTGAGCTTCGGGTCCCTGATTCGCTGCCAATGGTGACCGGGGATGGACTAAAACTGATGCAAGTCATCGTCAACCTTATCAACAACGCAGTCGATGCGATGGAAAGCGAAGGCAGCCTGGTCGTCTCCGCTTCCGCAGATCAGCACGGGCAGGTTTCCATCAAAGTGACCGACAGCGGCCACGGAATACCGGCCGAAGCGATGGCTAAATTGTTTGATCCATTCTTTACGACGAAGCCGATCGGCAAAGGAACCGGACTTGGATTGTCCGTCTGCTATGGCATCATCCAGCAATTTGGCGGGACAATCACGATTGACAGCAAACCAGAGGAAGGAACAACGGTGGAAATCCAACTGCCGGCAGAACTGCAAGCGGGAATAGAAGGTGAAGATCAGTAA
- a CDS encoding sigma-54 dependent transcriptional regulator has product MSATRLLVVDDEQDLLELLVRRLRRKGFDVNSAGTAEDALELVKKNEYDIGVYDIRLPGMDGIELLKETKKIQPDIEVLILTGHGTIDTAIEAMKMGAFDYITKPYNLSELELTIGKAAENKALKEKNDSMKKIIAQHNEFRIIGDSANFKEVIEMTRRIADSDVPVLIEGESGTGKELFAKALHYWSCRADEPFVPVNSGALPEHLLESELFGHARGAFTGASQDKKGLVEAAKGGTLFLDELGEMPLALQVKLLRFLETGEFRRVGDVRERHVTVRVVAATNRDMEKEVAEGRFREDLYYRLNVVKLAIPPLRERKGDLPALIEHFIARTKDPSKQLSAGAFAAMEQYDFPGNVRELSHLIERGVLLSKGSLIETDDLLLPKQAAVGAAPAGGESRLCSLEEVEKIHIDNALKQMNWNKTKAADVLGISVRNLYRKIDQYDLKE; this is encoded by the coding sequence ATGTCAGCAACAAGATTATTGGTCGTTGATGATGAACAGGATTTGCTGGAGCTATTGGTAAGGCGGCTGAGGCGAAAGGGGTTCGATGTGAACAGCGCGGGTACGGCTGAGGATGCACTCGAGCTTGTGAAAAAGAATGAATACGACATCGGCGTTTATGATATCAGACTTCCAGGCATGGATGGCATTGAGCTGTTAAAAGAAACGAAGAAGATTCAGCCCGATATCGAAGTGTTGATCTTGACCGGGCACGGGACGATTGATACCGCCATTGAAGCGATGAAGATGGGCGCCTTTGATTATATCACCAAGCCATATAATCTGTCAGAGTTGGAATTGACGATAGGGAAGGCTGCTGAAAATAAGGCACTCAAAGAGAAAAACGACTCAATGAAGAAAATCATCGCACAGCATAATGAATTCAGGATAATTGGTGACAGTGCCAATTTTAAAGAAGTGATCGAGATGACGAGACGGATTGCCGACAGCGACGTGCCTGTCCTGATTGAGGGCGAAAGCGGCACTGGGAAGGAGCTGTTCGCGAAGGCTCTCCATTACTGGAGCTGCCGCGCTGATGAGCCATTTGTGCCCGTGAACTCCGGTGCGCTGCCTGAGCACTTGTTGGAGAGTGAATTGTTCGGCCACGCCCGTGGCGCTTTTACCGGAGCGAGCCAGGATAAGAAAGGCCTAGTCGAAGCGGCAAAAGGCGGAACACTGTTTTTGGATGAGTTGGGTGAAATGCCGCTGGCGCTTCAGGTAAAATTGCTGCGGTTCCTCGAAACAGGTGAATTCCGGCGTGTCGGCGATGTCCGCGAGCGCCATGTGACCGTCCGCGTCGTCGCCGCCACCAACCGGGACATGGAAAAAGAAGTTGCCGAGGGGCGATTCCGTGAAGACCTATATTACCGGTTAAATGTCGTCAAGCTGGCGATTCCGCCGCTCCGCGAACGGAAAGGCGATTTGCCTGCACTGATCGAGCATTTTATCGCGAGGACGAAAGACCCGTCGAAGCAGTTGTCGGCAGGAGCATTTGCTGCGATGGAGCAATACGATTTTCCGGGAAATGTCCGCGAGCTCAGCCACCTGATCGAACGCGGAGTGCTCTTGTCGAAGGGCAGCCTGATTGAAACCGACGATTTGCTTTTGCCAAAACAGGCAGCGGTTGGTGCTGCTCCCGCTGGTGGGGAATCAAGACTCTGCTCACTGGAAGAAGTCGAAAAAATACACATCGATAACGCCTTGAAGCAGATGAACTGGAACAAAACAAAAGCAGCAGATGTGCTCGGCATCAGTGTGCGGAATCTCTACCGAAAGATTGACCAATATGATTTGAAAGAGTAG
- a CDS encoding nuclease-related domain-containing protein, translated as MIEKNRDFPREITVLKAILRRFTLNPQLQTDLESKLSRKSAGYKGEKELDYHLSQFDHTRFYILHDLIIPHNNTHFQIDSLLISETFMLVIDSKNFAGTLDFHPEFNYLLQTLNGIEKVYPDPILQTRTQAAQLKSFLIKNHFSPPPIEFLVSISNSQAIIRNPGNHHDVRVRVGKTPAVAYKIQSFNDKYKNGVLSIKEIRKITKLLLKSHEPYIPDISSMNLPMDQVKKGVQCPECQQNGMKKIYGNLICEKCGHLSRDAHIEALRDFFIIFGPAITSRQFSDFLQISSIHQSKRLLLALDLDSSGSTKGRIYTPGKNFPLWD; from the coding sequence TTGATTGAAAAAAATAGGGATTTTCCAAGAGAAATTACTGTTTTGAAGGCGATTTTAAGGAGATTCACCTTAAATCCGCAGCTGCAAACGGATCTTGAGAGCAAATTATCAAGAAAATCAGCAGGCTACAAAGGTGAAAAAGAACTAGACTATCATTTATCGCAATTTGACCACACAAGATTCTATATTTTACACGATTTAATAATTCCCCATAATAATACCCACTTCCAGATTGATTCCCTCTTGATATCAGAAACCTTCATGCTTGTCATTGACTCAAAAAATTTCGCTGGCACTTTGGACTTTCATCCGGAATTCAACTATTTGCTTCAAACTTTGAATGGAATTGAAAAGGTCTACCCTGATCCCATACTGCAAACAAGAACCCAAGCTGCGCAATTAAAATCCTTCCTAATTAAAAATCATTTTTCCCCACCTCCTATTGAATTCCTTGTTTCTATTAGCAACTCACAGGCAATTATCAGGAATCCTGGAAACCACCATGATGTAAGAGTAAGGGTTGGTAAAACTCCCGCTGTTGCCTATAAGATTCAGTCCTTTAATGACAAATATAAAAATGGGGTTTTATCAATAAAGGAAATAAGAAAAATCACCAAGCTGCTATTGAAAAGCCATGAACCATATATTCCTGATATTTCTTCAATGAATTTGCCTATGGATCAAGTAAAGAAAGGAGTCCAATGTCCGGAGTGCCAGCAGAACGGCATGAAAAAAATTTATGGCAATTTGATTTGTGAAAAATGCGGCCATTTATCAAGAGATGCTCATATAGAAGCACTTAGAGATTTCTTCATCATATTTGGCCCAGCTATTACGAGCAGACAATTCAGCGATTTCCTCCAGATCTCATCCATCCACCAGTCAAAAAGGCTGCTTTTGGCGTTAGACCTAGATAGCAGCGGTTCTACCAAAGGAAGAATCTATACCCCTGGCAAGAACTTCCCCTTATGGGATTAA